In Cicer arietinum cultivar CDC Frontier isolate Library 1 chromosome 7, Cicar.CDCFrontier_v2.0, whole genome shotgun sequence, a single window of DNA contains:
- the LOC101505175 gene encoding UPF0481 protein At3g47200-like: MGPTNSSVAALSESEYELVKNIIDIEVLEELNLSDCSIYKVPHNLREVEPKAYTPHLISIGPIHLEKKELEPMQQHKKRYFHFFYERVSNQETMKNYKLYLENKEQEIRKCYAEKFPNISKEKFIENVLLDSVFIMELLLRNRSFKSDGTKHEHDYVASKSFRFKHSDDYILTQAWLSKSITRDLILLENQLPFFVLMKLYDTVVPIDNKKTEHESFLDLALEYFAFYDTQKSSSQETKLVLDKNQTKKYFYVSGLLGDVGNSKKKKSLKNSTHHKERFIQGPKHFTDLIRFFYLPSDLGKSGCSHTFPRTVTKLMESGVTFEKVVEKRLLDIKFDKKKFLSSFLCLGCLPSFSCLNHFKARLRIPQLKVDYTTECVLRNLIALEQCEYQEQPYICNYVSLIDSLIHTQVDVDMLVEKEVIVHEMGSDKEVAVLVNGLCKHVVVNSTCYYEIINELNKHYQNIWNRTMAALWLVYFRDAWRASSTLVGIAFLVYTAFNFVRLAKFLFN; encoded by the coding sequence ATGGGACCTACAAATTCATCTGTTGCAGCTTTATCTGAAAGTGAATATGAGTTGGTGAAAAACATCATCGACATTGAAGTCTTAGAAGAGTTAAATTTATCTGATTGTAGCATCTACAAAGTTCCTCACAATCTTAGAGAAGTGGAACCAAAAGCTTACACTCCTCATTTAATCTCAATTGGTCCAATTCACCTTGAAAAAAAAGAACTTGAACCGATGCAACAACACAAAAAAAGGTACTTCCATTTCTTCTATGAACGTGTATCCAATCAAGAAACCATGAAGAATTACAAACTCTACCTTGAAAACAAAGAACAAGAAATCAGAAAATGTTATGCAGAGAAATTTCCAAACATAAGCAAAGAAAAGTTCATAGAAAATGTGTTGCTGGATTCTGTTTTCATCATGGAACTTTTGTTAAGAAACCGTTCATTTAAATCAGATGGAACAAAACATGAACATGATTACGTGGCGAGCAAGTCATTTAGATTTAAACACAGTGATGATTATATTTTAACACAAGCTTGGTTAAGCAAAAGCATAACAAGGGATTTGATATTATTGGAAAATCAGTTacctttttttgttttaatgaaGCTTTATGATACTGTTGTCCCTATTGACAACAAAAAAACAGAACATGAAAGTTTTCTTGATCTTGCACTTGAGTATTTTGCTTTCTACGATACTCAGAAATCTTCTTCACAAGAAACTAAGCTTGTTTTGGATAAGAATCAAactaagaaatatttttatgtaagtGGTTTACTTGGTGATGTTGGTAattccaaaaagaaaaaatcttTGAAAAATAGTACTCATCACAAAGAAAGGTTTATTCAAGGTCCAAAACATTTCACTGATTTAATAAGGTTTTTTTACCTTCCTTCTGACTTAGGAAAAAGTGGTTGTTCTCATACTTTTCCAAGAACAGTGACAAAGTTAATGGAATCTGGTGTGACTTTTGAGAAAGTTGTGGAAAAAAGATTACTTGACATAAAATTTGATAAGAAAAAGTTTCTAAGTTCTTTTCTATGTTTAGGTTGTTTACCATCTTTTTCATGTTTGAATCATTTCAAAGCACGTTTAAGGATACCACAATTGAAAGTTGATTACACAACAGAATGTGTTTTAAGGAACCTTATTGCATTGGAACAATGTGAGTATCAAGAACAACCTTATATATGTAACTATGTTTCACTTATTGATTCATTGATTCATACACAAGTTGATGTTGATATGTTGGTTGAGAAGGAAGTGATTGTGCATGAAATGGGGAGTGATAAGGAAGTAGCGGTTCTGGTGAATGGACTTTGTAAACATGTTGTGGTGAATTCAACATGTTATTATGAGATTATTAATGAGCTTAATAAACATTATCAGAATATTTGGAACCGTACTATGGCTGCATTGTGGTTGGTGTATTTCAGAGATGCTTGGAGAGCTAGTTCAACTTTGGTTGGGATTGCTTTTCTTGTTTATACTGCTTTCAACTTTGTTCGTCTTGCCAAATTTCTATTCAATTAG